The DNA region TCGTCAGTCTTAGAAAATAACACTAATAATTCTTCCTCTGCTTCAAACAATAGCAGCACTGGTACAGGAACTAGTAATTCTTCCAGCATAAATAACAGCAATAGTACCAATTCTAATAGTAGTAATGTAAACAATGGAGCAGCTTCAAGCAATAATAGCTCTTCTGCAAATATGAATTCAGCTAATAGTACAAATAACAACGCAAATGTTAAAGGTTATGAAGCATATTTTGGTCAGTGGAAAATTACAAAATCTGTTGGAACTGTACCTATTTATGCCATGTCAGAGGACGATATAAAGAGTTATATTGGTAAAACAATAACTATATCAAAGAATCAATTTGCCGATACAAATGGATCGGTACAAAGTCCTAGATATGAAGTGAAGACTGTTTCCGGCAGTGAATTTTTTGATGAAAGCAAAACAAAACTAAGTGCCATTGAAGTAAATGGAGATTCAATTAGGGAACTTACCATATACAACCCAGAGGGAAAGGCCTATAATATGATTTACTTATTGGATAACAATACTATAATATATTTATGGGACGGAGTTTTCTTTCAGGGAGAAAAGTAGAGAACCAAAATTTTTAATTTTGTGTGAATCACTTTCACAGAGTGCAAGTAGAGAACCAAAATTTTTAATTTTGTGCGAATCACTTTCACGGCGTTCATAAAACATTCAACAAAGTTAAGTAATAGTTACAATGTTGGAATAATGACGTAACATTGAATTGTTATTATAACAATATAGGATTACCCCTTTAATCCATATAATTATTGGTGCTGGTAGAAATACTAGTGCTTATTTTTTTGTTAAGAATAGTAGATGAGAAAATTAGTAGATATCATATGTTTGACAATAGGTTATAAGTTGTATAAAATTGAATTAATCGTTAACTTATAAAATCGATATGGTTAACGTAAAGAAGTGTAGAATATTAATAAAAGATGGATAAAATTATTTTAAATTAATTGGTAACTGTAATATTATATATTGGTTAACATAATTAATATCTACAAAAGCACAAAGCCGCATTGTTATTATTTGCTATTTGTAAGTGAACTACTCTCCACCTATAGAGGATTGGAGAATTCTGCACATTAGGTTAAAAATTATATAAAATAATAAATCAAATTCATGGAGGAATAAAATGGATAGTATTATTTCAAAATTAGAAGAAAAGATAAACAGTGGAGAACTTATAACTTATGCAGAAGCACTGGAAATTTCAAAGACAGAGGATTTAGAAGGACTTATAAAGGCAGCAGATAGAATTCGTGACAAATTTAATGGAAAAGTTGTGGATATATGCTCCATAATGAATGCCAAGTCTGGAAAATGTACAGAGGATTGTAAATACTGTGCGCAATCTGCCCATTATAAGACAAATGTACAGGAATACGGATTGGTGGATACAAAGGAAGCAGTGGAGCTAGCCAGAGAAAATGAAAGAGAGGGTGTAAACAGGTTTTCACTTGTTACCAGTGGCAGAGCTTTGACGGGAGAAGAATTTAAAAAAGCTGTTAAAATATACAGTACCTTAAGGGATGAAGTAAAGATGGATCTTTGTGCTTCCCTTGGAATTATAAATAAAGAACAGCTGGAAGAACTTAAAGCAGTTGGAATAACAATGTATCATCATAATCTTGAAACCAGCAGAGATTACTATAAGGATATATGCACAACTCACAGCTATGAGGAGAGGATAGATACCATAAAAGCAGCAAAAGAAGCAGGACTTAGAGTCTGCTCTGGTGGAATCATTGGTATGGGAGAAACTATGGAGGATAGAATAAAAATGGCTATGGACCTTCAAAAGCTTCAAGTATATTCCATACCTGTAAACGTACTAAATCCTGTAAAGGGAACCCCTCTAGAAAATGCCCAAAGCCTTACTGATGAAGAGATACTTAGAACTATAGCAGTGTTCAGATTTATAAATCCAAAAAGTCAAATAAGGCTGGCAGGAGGAAGAAGTCTTATAGCTAAAGATGGTAAAGACTGTCTTAGAGCAGGTGCCAATGCTACTATTTCAGGCAATTATCTTACAACTGTAGGAAACAAGATTGTAGATGACATAAAGATGATAAAAGACGTAGGTATGGAAGTAGTCTAAGAGATGTACGTAAGTGCTTATTTTTTATAAGCATCTTATGGGGAATGAGATTTTTGTTAGCAGTGTGCATACAATAATTGAAAGCAAAAGGTTTAATATATGTATTGAAGAGTACCGTAAATAATGTATAATATAAATACGGAGGTGCTTGAATGGAAAATTTAAATAATGATTTATTGAAAGCTATAGAAGTTATGCTAAAAAAAGAGCTGCAGCCAATAAAAACGGAAGTTCAATTAACAAAGACAGAAGCTCAATCAATGAAAACAGATATACAATCAATAAAAACACAATTAGATGAAAATACACAAATATTAAAAGCACTTGAACATAAAGCCGACGTAAATAAAGCAGAACATGATAAGATGAGTAATGATATAGCACATATAAAAGGTGACATTGAAGGGTTAAGAAAAGATATTACAAATGTTGAGATAATTACAAGCAGTAATTGGAATGACATAGCAAAACTGAAGTCAGTAAAATAATAGAGTAACAGCCTATATCTAAGTGGATACAGGCTTTTTTTGTTTTACATATGCTTTTAAGGAATTTGGTCAGTATTCTCTATAATTTACATTGCTAAAAAGCTATTTATGTTTTTAAAAACTTGATTTTATAGGAATATTAGTAAGCCATTTGTCATTGTAAATTATAGAGTATTGGTTTTTATAGGCTTACTCACAGGTAAACAAATCTTTATAGTTCTTTAATAGTCCAACTGGCTTTTTTTGTCCAAATATCTTGTATCTTAAATAATCATCTCCGTATACACCAAGTGGAACAAGGAAGAACCAAATCACAGCGTAGGGAATACATATCTGACCATATAGATTTCCCCAGGTATTTGAATAATCCCAGATATTAAGCTTAAGCCATACATTGAGGATCACTCCCGAAGTAAATTCTATGGCTAAAACTATTGCAGTACCAATGGCACATTGCTGCCACATTTTACAGTTGCAGAAGCCTTGCCTTTCATTGAGTCTGCCTATTAAAAAGGAGCACAACCCGCCTACTACCAGCATAGAGATGTTTGTCCATCCACGCCACAAGCCTTCCAGCACCATATATAAGGCACCCATTATAAAAAATAGTATAATATCCTTTTTAAAATTGGAAGAATTATAAATCATTTATATTTTAACCCCCTAAGAATTAGTTACACAATATAAATATATGACTATTAAAGTTTATTATTAACTGTAAGTTTTAATTTTTATAGGAGTGAAAGCTTTTCATCCGGCTGCGCGGTGAAAAAGTGAAAGATTACCGCCAAAGCGTCAAGGTGAAAGATTTAACCTTGGCTTCGCCGGTTAAAGCTTTCACTAGTTAATGTGGAAAAATTACCATGTGTTAGCTTAAATAACCTAATAATTAGTTCGCCATTTATCACTATTTTAAATCTCCCTCAAATATAAACTGATGAAGATCTGCAATATTGCCTTCTCTGTTCCAATCCAGGTAAAAAACGCCATGGATTATTCTATTAGTACTATAGCCAGTCTTATCCTCCGGCAGCCTTAATTGTTCTACGGTTTTTATATTATTTATAAGTGCGTAAGAGGTGTAGGAAAGAATAGCTTTCTTTGATAGAGAAGTTT from Clostridium pasteurianum BC1 includes:
- the bioB gene encoding biotin synthase BioB translates to MDSIISKLEEKINSGELITYAEALEISKTEDLEGLIKAADRIRDKFNGKVVDICSIMNAKSGKCTEDCKYCAQSAHYKTNVQEYGLVDTKEAVELARENEREGVNRFSLVTSGRALTGEEFKKAVKIYSTLRDEVKMDLCASLGIINKEQLEELKAVGITMYHHNLETSRDYYKDICTTHSYEERIDTIKAAKEAGLRVCSGGIIGMGETMEDRIKMAMDLQKLQVYSIPVNVLNPVKGTPLENAQSLTDEEILRTIAVFRFINPKSQIRLAGGRSLIAKDGKDCLRAGANATISGNYLTTVGNKIVDDIKMIKDVGMEVV
- a CDS encoding putative ABC transporter permease — protein: MIYNSSNFKKDIILFFIMGALYMVLEGLWRGWTNISMLVVGGLCSFLIGRLNERQGFCNCKMWQQCAIGTAIVLAIEFTSGVILNVWLKLNIWDYSNTWGNLYGQICIPYAVIWFFLVPLGVYGDDYLRYKIFGQKKPVGLLKNYKDLFTCE